The following are from one region of the Haliaeetus albicilla chromosome 24, bHalAlb1.1, whole genome shotgun sequence genome:
- the ACOX2 gene encoding peroxisomal acyl-coenzyme A oxidase 2 isoform X3, which translates to MALMETGKYPQGSVLGSVNPDLASERQTASFSVEKLTAWLDGGVEHTQLRRAVVEAIERDPVFSRENQYFESQNERYEAAVRKAVHLQKKMDEMGWTDSGPEFKYIYRALSGDLAFLLHRIFIRSISMLGSDQQIAKWIPLATQHQLIGSYAQTELGHGTYLQGLETTAVFDITTQEFVLNTPNISAMKWWPGDMGRSATHTVVFAQLYVNGKCYGLHPFIVQIRSLQDHSLCPGITAGDIGPKMNFEHIDNGYLMLQNVRVPRENMLSKFCEVQPDGTYVRRGSQKINYFTMTTVRISLILDEVVIPLMKACTIAIRYSVVRRQSKLKPGEQEAKILDYQTQQEKLLPQLAAAYAFYFISDYLQELFNRGYTEIQRKNFDMLPELHAFSSGFKAMVTQYSTSAVEICLRACGGHGYSLLSGLPSLYTKIVASCIYEGENTILFLQTARFLIKCFMAASTGQPVPPSVTYLAAVTPEKCPAENKLDFLSPDIYTEAYQHMAARLINSTAAKLQDLIQSGVKKHDAWNQCTVQLAQAAKAHCHYITVKNFAETVEKLETQPGIQKIMKHLCDLFALHGIFSNAGVFLHDGYISGAQMDMVTASYLDLLAVIRKDAVPLVDAFDFTDKTLNSALGSYDGQVYQRLYEWAQKSPTNKQMSPAYEKYLKPLLHKTLSKL; encoded by the exons ATGGCTCTGATGGAGACCGGCAAGTACCCGCAGGGCTCGGTCCTTGGCAGCGTGAATCCCGACCTTGCTAGCGAGAGGCAAACGGCCTCGTTTAGTGTGGAAAAGCTGACGGCCTGGCTGGACGGCGGCGTGGAGCACACTCAGTTACGGAGGGCAGTGG TCGAAGCTATCGAACGCGACCCTGTATTTAGCAGAGAAAATCAGTATTTCGAGAGCCAGAATGAGAGGTACGAAGCAGCAGTCAGAAAAGCTGTTCACCTCCAGAAAAAGATGGACGAGATGGGATGGACTGACAGCGGACCTGAATTTAAGTAcatttacag GGCACTGTCAGGAGAccttgcctttctccttcaccGCATCTTCATAAGAAGTATTTCGATGCTGGGCTCTGACCAACAGATCGCCAAATGGATTCCTCTCGCCACCCAGCATCAGCTCATTGGAAGCTACGCCCAGACTGAACTAGGGCACG gaacttaTCTTCAGGGTTTGGAAACAACAGCAGTCTTTGATATCACTACGCAGGAGTTTGTACTGAACACACCAAACATCTCTGCCATGAAGTGGTGGCCTGGAGACA TGGGAAGGTCAGCAACCCACACAGTGGTCTTTGCTCAGCTGTATGTCAACGGGAAGTGCTACGGCCTGCATCCCTTCATCGTGCAGATACGCAGCCTTCAGGACCATTCACTCTGCCCAG gcaTAACTGCAGGAGACATAGGTCCCAAAATGAATTTTGAACACATTGACAATGGCTACCTCATGCTACAGAACGTGCGCGTCCCCAGGGAGAACATGCTGAGCAAGTTTTGTGAG GTTCAACCAGATGGCACCTATGTAAGACGGGGGTCACAGAAGATTAATTATTTCACCATGACTACAGTGCGCATTTCCCTCATTTTAGATGAGGTTGTAATACCTTTAATGAAAGCTTGCACCATTGCCATCCGATACTCTGTGGTTCGCCGGCAGTCCAAGTTAAAGCCCGG GGAACAAGAAGCAAAAATCCTCGACTACCAGACTCAGCAAGAGAAATTGctgccccagctggcagcagcctACGCCTTTTATTTCATCAGCGACTACCTGCAGGAGCTATTCAACAGGGGGTACACAGAGATCCAGAGGAAGAACTTTGACATGCTGCCGGAG ctccatgcattttcttctggctttaaaGCCATGGTTACTCAATACAGCACTTCAGCAGTGGAGATCTGCCTCCGGGCATGCGGCGGACATGGTTACTCCTTGCTGAGTGGACTCCCTTCCTTGTATACTAAAATAGTTGCCTCTTGTATTTATGAAGGGGAAAACACCATTTTGTTCCTGCAAACTGCCAG GTTCCTGATTAAGTGCTTCATGGCAGCCAGCACTGGCCAGCCTGTTCCGCCATCTGTCACTTATCTGGCTGCAGTGACACCGGAGAAATGTCCAGCCGAGAACAAGTTGGATTTTCTCAGTCCAGATATTTACACTGAGGCCTATCAACACATGGCAGCCAG ACTCATAAACAGTACAGCAGCTAAACTACAAGACTTGATTCAGTCTGGAGTCAAAAAGCATGACGCGTGGAACCAGTGCACAGTGCAGCTGGCACAGGCTGCAAAG gCTCACTGCCACTACATCACAGTGAAAAACTTTGCAGAAACTGTGGAAAAACTCGAGACCCAGCCTGGCATCCAGAAGATTATGAAACATCTTTGTGACCTCTTTGCGTTACACGGGATCTTCTCAAATGCAGGAGTCTTCTTGCATGACGGATACATATCTGGAGCTCAAATGGACATGGTCACAGCATCATACCTGGACCTCCTGGCTGTTATTCG GAAGGATGCTGTTCCACTAGTGGACGCTTTTGACTTCACAGATAAGACCTTGAATTCTGCACTTGGCAGTTACGATGGACAGGTTTACCAACGGCTTTACGAGTGGGCTCAGAAGTCACCGACCAACAAGCAG
- the ACOX2 gene encoding peroxisomal acyl-coenzyme A oxidase 2 isoform X1 yields MLPRTRRNTHGPGQAPLAGGTRSLQRGRREPQPRQKPLLAAPNTFSNHPLKGCQCLISPIPSQSSSASRMALMETGKYPQGSVLGSVNPDLASERQTASFSVEKLTAWLDGGVEHTQLRRAVVEAIERDPVFSRENQYFESQNERYEAAVRKAVHLQKKMDEMGWTDSGPEFKYIYRALSGDLAFLLHRIFIRSISMLGSDQQIAKWIPLATQHQLIGSYAQTELGHGTYLQGLETTAVFDITTQEFVLNTPNISAMKWWPGDMGRSATHTVVFAQLYVNGKCYGLHPFIVQIRSLQDHSLCPGITAGDIGPKMNFEHIDNGYLMLQNVRVPRENMLSKFCEVQPDGTYVRRGSQKINYFTMTTVRISLILDEVVIPLMKACTIAIRYSVVRRQSKLKPGEQEAKILDYQTQQEKLLPQLAAAYAFYFISDYLQELFNRGYTEIQRKNFDMLPELHAFSSGFKAMVTQYSTSAVEICLRACGGHGYSLLSGLPSLYTKIVASCIYEGENTILFLQTARFLIKCFMAASTGQPVPPSVTYLAAVTPEKCPAENKLDFLSPDIYTEAYQHMAARLINSTAAKLQDLIQSGVKKHDAWNQCTVQLAQAAKAHCHYITVKNFAETVEKLETQPGIQKIMKHLCDLFALHGIFSNAGVFLHDGYISGAQMDMVTASYLDLLAVIRKDAVPLVDAFDFTDKTLNSALGSYDGQVYQRLYEWAQKSPTNKQMSPAYEKYLKPLLHKTLSKL; encoded by the exons ATGCTACCGCGCACACGCAGAAACACCCACGGGCCGGGTCAAGCTCCGTTGGCCGGGGGGACAAGGTCCCTGCAGCGGGGACGCCGGGAGCCACAGCCCAGGCAG AAACCACTTCTTGCTGCACCCAACACTTTCAGCAACCACCCACTGAAGGGGTGCCAGTGCCTCATAAGCCCCATCCCTTCCCAGAGCAGCTCAGCCTCCAGGATGGCTCTGATGGAGACCGGCAAGTACCCGCAGGGCTCGGTCCTTGGCAGCGTGAATCCCGACCTTGCTAGCGAGAGGCAAACGGCCTCGTTTAGTGTGGAAAAGCTGACGGCCTGGCTGGACGGCGGCGTGGAGCACACTCAGTTACGGAGGGCAGTGG TCGAAGCTATCGAACGCGACCCTGTATTTAGCAGAGAAAATCAGTATTTCGAGAGCCAGAATGAGAGGTACGAAGCAGCAGTCAGAAAAGCTGTTCACCTCCAGAAAAAGATGGACGAGATGGGATGGACTGACAGCGGACCTGAATTTAAGTAcatttacag GGCACTGTCAGGAGAccttgcctttctccttcaccGCATCTTCATAAGAAGTATTTCGATGCTGGGCTCTGACCAACAGATCGCCAAATGGATTCCTCTCGCCACCCAGCATCAGCTCATTGGAAGCTACGCCCAGACTGAACTAGGGCACG gaacttaTCTTCAGGGTTTGGAAACAACAGCAGTCTTTGATATCACTACGCAGGAGTTTGTACTGAACACACCAAACATCTCTGCCATGAAGTGGTGGCCTGGAGACA TGGGAAGGTCAGCAACCCACACAGTGGTCTTTGCTCAGCTGTATGTCAACGGGAAGTGCTACGGCCTGCATCCCTTCATCGTGCAGATACGCAGCCTTCAGGACCATTCACTCTGCCCAG gcaTAACTGCAGGAGACATAGGTCCCAAAATGAATTTTGAACACATTGACAATGGCTACCTCATGCTACAGAACGTGCGCGTCCCCAGGGAGAACATGCTGAGCAAGTTTTGTGAG GTTCAACCAGATGGCACCTATGTAAGACGGGGGTCACAGAAGATTAATTATTTCACCATGACTACAGTGCGCATTTCCCTCATTTTAGATGAGGTTGTAATACCTTTAATGAAAGCTTGCACCATTGCCATCCGATACTCTGTGGTTCGCCGGCAGTCCAAGTTAAAGCCCGG GGAACAAGAAGCAAAAATCCTCGACTACCAGACTCAGCAAGAGAAATTGctgccccagctggcagcagcctACGCCTTTTATTTCATCAGCGACTACCTGCAGGAGCTATTCAACAGGGGGTACACAGAGATCCAGAGGAAGAACTTTGACATGCTGCCGGAG ctccatgcattttcttctggctttaaaGCCATGGTTACTCAATACAGCACTTCAGCAGTGGAGATCTGCCTCCGGGCATGCGGCGGACATGGTTACTCCTTGCTGAGTGGACTCCCTTCCTTGTATACTAAAATAGTTGCCTCTTGTATTTATGAAGGGGAAAACACCATTTTGTTCCTGCAAACTGCCAG GTTCCTGATTAAGTGCTTCATGGCAGCCAGCACTGGCCAGCCTGTTCCGCCATCTGTCACTTATCTGGCTGCAGTGACACCGGAGAAATGTCCAGCCGAGAACAAGTTGGATTTTCTCAGTCCAGATATTTACACTGAGGCCTATCAACACATGGCAGCCAG ACTCATAAACAGTACAGCAGCTAAACTACAAGACTTGATTCAGTCTGGAGTCAAAAAGCATGACGCGTGGAACCAGTGCACAGTGCAGCTGGCACAGGCTGCAAAG gCTCACTGCCACTACATCACAGTGAAAAACTTTGCAGAAACTGTGGAAAAACTCGAGACCCAGCCTGGCATCCAGAAGATTATGAAACATCTTTGTGACCTCTTTGCGTTACACGGGATCTTCTCAAATGCAGGAGTCTTCTTGCATGACGGATACATATCTGGAGCTCAAATGGACATGGTCACAGCATCATACCTGGACCTCCTGGCTGTTATTCG GAAGGATGCTGTTCCACTAGTGGACGCTTTTGACTTCACAGATAAGACCTTGAATTCTGCACTTGGCAGTTACGATGGACAGGTTTACCAACGGCTTTACGAGTGGGCTCAGAAGTCACCGACCAACAAGCAG
- the ACOX2 gene encoding peroxisomal acyl-coenzyme A oxidase 2 isoform X2, whose translation MLPRTRRNTHGPGQAPLAGGTRSLQRGRREPQPRQVGSSQTAPRRTRETSSASRMALMETGKYPQGSVLGSVNPDLASERQTASFSVEKLTAWLDGGVEHTQLRRAVVEAIERDPVFSRENQYFESQNERYEAAVRKAVHLQKKMDEMGWTDSGPEFKYIYRALSGDLAFLLHRIFIRSISMLGSDQQIAKWIPLATQHQLIGSYAQTELGHGTYLQGLETTAVFDITTQEFVLNTPNISAMKWWPGDMGRSATHTVVFAQLYVNGKCYGLHPFIVQIRSLQDHSLCPGITAGDIGPKMNFEHIDNGYLMLQNVRVPRENMLSKFCEVQPDGTYVRRGSQKINYFTMTTVRISLILDEVVIPLMKACTIAIRYSVVRRQSKLKPGEQEAKILDYQTQQEKLLPQLAAAYAFYFISDYLQELFNRGYTEIQRKNFDMLPELHAFSSGFKAMVTQYSTSAVEICLRACGGHGYSLLSGLPSLYTKIVASCIYEGENTILFLQTARFLIKCFMAASTGQPVPPSVTYLAAVTPEKCPAENKLDFLSPDIYTEAYQHMAARLINSTAAKLQDLIQSGVKKHDAWNQCTVQLAQAAKAHCHYITVKNFAETVEKLETQPGIQKIMKHLCDLFALHGIFSNAGVFLHDGYISGAQMDMVTASYLDLLAVIRKDAVPLVDAFDFTDKTLNSALGSYDGQVYQRLYEWAQKSPTNKQMSPAYEKYLKPLLHKTLSKL comes from the exons ATGCTACCGCGCACACGCAGAAACACCCACGGGCCGGGTCAAGCTCCGTTGGCCGGGGGGACAAGGTCCCTGCAGCGGGGACGCCGGGAGCCACAGCCCAGGCAGGTAGGCAGCAGCCAGACGGCTCCCCGAAGGACGCGTGAGACGAG CTCAGCCTCCAGGATGGCTCTGATGGAGACCGGCAAGTACCCGCAGGGCTCGGTCCTTGGCAGCGTGAATCCCGACCTTGCTAGCGAGAGGCAAACGGCCTCGTTTAGTGTGGAAAAGCTGACGGCCTGGCTGGACGGCGGCGTGGAGCACACTCAGTTACGGAGGGCAGTGG TCGAAGCTATCGAACGCGACCCTGTATTTAGCAGAGAAAATCAGTATTTCGAGAGCCAGAATGAGAGGTACGAAGCAGCAGTCAGAAAAGCTGTTCACCTCCAGAAAAAGATGGACGAGATGGGATGGACTGACAGCGGACCTGAATTTAAGTAcatttacag GGCACTGTCAGGAGAccttgcctttctccttcaccGCATCTTCATAAGAAGTATTTCGATGCTGGGCTCTGACCAACAGATCGCCAAATGGATTCCTCTCGCCACCCAGCATCAGCTCATTGGAAGCTACGCCCAGACTGAACTAGGGCACG gaacttaTCTTCAGGGTTTGGAAACAACAGCAGTCTTTGATATCACTACGCAGGAGTTTGTACTGAACACACCAAACATCTCTGCCATGAAGTGGTGGCCTGGAGACA TGGGAAGGTCAGCAACCCACACAGTGGTCTTTGCTCAGCTGTATGTCAACGGGAAGTGCTACGGCCTGCATCCCTTCATCGTGCAGATACGCAGCCTTCAGGACCATTCACTCTGCCCAG gcaTAACTGCAGGAGACATAGGTCCCAAAATGAATTTTGAACACATTGACAATGGCTACCTCATGCTACAGAACGTGCGCGTCCCCAGGGAGAACATGCTGAGCAAGTTTTGTGAG GTTCAACCAGATGGCACCTATGTAAGACGGGGGTCACAGAAGATTAATTATTTCACCATGACTACAGTGCGCATTTCCCTCATTTTAGATGAGGTTGTAATACCTTTAATGAAAGCTTGCACCATTGCCATCCGATACTCTGTGGTTCGCCGGCAGTCCAAGTTAAAGCCCGG GGAACAAGAAGCAAAAATCCTCGACTACCAGACTCAGCAAGAGAAATTGctgccccagctggcagcagcctACGCCTTTTATTTCATCAGCGACTACCTGCAGGAGCTATTCAACAGGGGGTACACAGAGATCCAGAGGAAGAACTTTGACATGCTGCCGGAG ctccatgcattttcttctggctttaaaGCCATGGTTACTCAATACAGCACTTCAGCAGTGGAGATCTGCCTCCGGGCATGCGGCGGACATGGTTACTCCTTGCTGAGTGGACTCCCTTCCTTGTATACTAAAATAGTTGCCTCTTGTATTTATGAAGGGGAAAACACCATTTTGTTCCTGCAAACTGCCAG GTTCCTGATTAAGTGCTTCATGGCAGCCAGCACTGGCCAGCCTGTTCCGCCATCTGTCACTTATCTGGCTGCAGTGACACCGGAGAAATGTCCAGCCGAGAACAAGTTGGATTTTCTCAGTCCAGATATTTACACTGAGGCCTATCAACACATGGCAGCCAG ACTCATAAACAGTACAGCAGCTAAACTACAAGACTTGATTCAGTCTGGAGTCAAAAAGCATGACGCGTGGAACCAGTGCACAGTGCAGCTGGCACAGGCTGCAAAG gCTCACTGCCACTACATCACAGTGAAAAACTTTGCAGAAACTGTGGAAAAACTCGAGACCCAGCCTGGCATCCAGAAGATTATGAAACATCTTTGTGACCTCTTTGCGTTACACGGGATCTTCTCAAATGCAGGAGTCTTCTTGCATGACGGATACATATCTGGAGCTCAAATGGACATGGTCACAGCATCATACCTGGACCTCCTGGCTGTTATTCG GAAGGATGCTGTTCCACTAGTGGACGCTTTTGACTTCACAGATAAGACCTTGAATTCTGCACTTGGCAGTTACGATGGACAGGTTTACCAACGGCTTTACGAGTGGGCTCAGAAGTCACCGACCAACAAGCAG